A region from the Riemerella anatipestifer genome encodes:
- a CDS encoding diphosphomevalonate/mevalonate 3,5-bisphosphate decarboxylase family protein, whose product MLEQFLGTPDFEVKNIQVSETCPSNIALIKYWGKYAQQIPANPSISFTLNNAKTTTNIVFNADEPFGVKTYLAGKEETQFSSKIEKYFKTIEPYLPWILSGSYEIRTENTFPHSSGIASSASGFGAIAKCLMKIDEAFSKEATTHDFRLKKASFLARLGSGSACRSLYNGLVVWGETPEVESSSDLFAVPYPTEKVAEVFRKFNDWVLLIHEGQKSVSSTVGHGLMNTNPYAERRFQEARENFVPLKEILKSGDLEKFITLVEHEALTLHAMMMMSEPAFILMKTGTLEVINKIWEFRKSTGLPLFFTLDAGANVHLLFPENQEAEKITTFIEKELLPHTQNGKVVKDSIDF is encoded by the coding sequence ATGTTAGAACAATTTTTAGGAACGCCAGATTTTGAAGTCAAAAACATACAAGTTTCCGAGACTTGTCCGTCCAATATTGCTTTGATAAAATATTGGGGAAAGTATGCACAACAAATACCTGCTAACCCTAGCATCAGTTTTACACTAAATAATGCTAAAACAACTACCAATATCGTTTTTAATGCTGATGAACCTTTTGGAGTAAAGACTTACTTGGCGGGAAAGGAAGAAACTCAATTTTCATCTAAAATAGAAAAATATTTTAAAACTATTGAGCCTTATCTCCCTTGGATTCTTAGCGGAAGCTACGAAATTAGAACTGAAAATACTTTTCCTCATAGTTCAGGAATCGCCAGTTCGGCATCGGGGTTTGGAGCGATAGCCAAATGTTTAATGAAGATAGATGAGGCTTTTTCTAAAGAAGCTACAACCCACGATTTCAGGTTGAAAAAAGCTAGTTTTTTAGCTAGATTAGGAAGCGGAAGTGCTTGTAGAAGTTTATACAACGGCTTAGTGGTTTGGGGAGAAACACCAGAAGTGGAGAGCAGCTCTGACTTATTTGCTGTACCCTATCCTACGGAAAAAGTTGCTGAAGTATTTAGAAAGTTTAACGATTGGGTATTACTTATTCACGAAGGGCAAAAGAGCGTATCCTCTACCGTAGGACACGGGCTAATGAATACCAACCCTTACGCTGAAAGACGCTTTCAGGAGGCTAGGGAAAACTTTGTTCCACTAAAAGAAATTTTGAAGTCTGGAGATTTAGAAAAATTCATTACCCTAGTAGAGCACGAAGCCCTTACACTACACGCTATGATGATGATGAGTGAACCTGCATTTATCCTTATGAAAACAGGTACTTTAGAGGTCATCAATAAAATTTGGGAATTTAGAAAATCAACAGGATTGCCGTTATTCTTTACCCTAGACGCTGGTGCTAATGTGCATTTGCTTTTCCCTGAAAATCAAGAGGCTGAAAAAATAACTACTTTTATTGAAAAAGAATTATTACCTCATACCCAAAATGGAAAAGTAGTAAAAGACAGTATAGATTTTTAA
- a CDS encoding AMP-dependent synthetase/ligase: MNLAAFVSVNAEKYLSKPAIGFKKYDEWKSLSWTMFKRTIFKTANALKEKGVKEGSKVAIYSDNSAEWIIFDLAVLSLGAISVPIYSTNGKQQVQYCLQDSEASVVLVGNQEQYDICSEIMNEVSSLKFIVAAKKHIVLRHTNSIHLENLTQKGSEDFEVYPRDKSDLSTILYTSGTSGTPKGVMLTHGNLIDCFQAHTDFFKFKNFENETSLAFLPLSHIFERSWTLYCLSRGAKVSFLENTKLIAHALEEVKPTMMCAVPRFYQKIYGALREMVEKGSSIKKKIFDWALNIGTQCSEYRRQGKSVPFGLELKNKIANKLVFSKIKQKLGGNLWFMPCGGASISPEILKFFDAMGVHITVGYGLTETTATLTCFPAYNYEYETAGIPIGDTQIKIGENNEILVKGSGVMKGYYNLPEETAKAFTEDGWFRTGDAGVIENGTLKITDRIKDLMKTSNGKYITPQVIENILTNSNYIQQAMVVAEGRPFVTAVIVPNFEALKEKVKAMKLSMTDWNEIVSSEKITQFYHDILHDIQKELSAFERVKKFVLLPSEFEIHTGEITPTLKVKRNVVMSKYSNLIEQLYA; the protein is encoded by the coding sequence ATGAATTTAGCTGCGTTTGTAAGTGTTAATGCTGAGAAATATCTCTCTAAACCTGCCATTGGTTTTAAGAAATATGATGAATGGAAATCGCTTAGTTGGACTATGTTTAAAAGAACCATCTTTAAAACCGCTAATGCCCTTAAAGAGAAAGGGGTGAAGGAAGGTTCTAAAGTTGCTATTTATTCTGATAATTCAGCAGAGTGGATTATCTTCGATTTGGCGGTTTTATCCTTAGGTGCTATAAGTGTGCCTATCTATAGTACCAACGGAAAGCAACAGGTACAATATTGCTTACAAGATTCTGAAGCTTCGGTAGTACTAGTTGGGAATCAGGAGCAGTACGATATTTGTTCTGAGATAATGAATGAAGTGTCTTCTTTGAAATTTATAGTGGCAGCAAAAAAACACATAGTATTAAGACATACTAATAGCATTCATTTAGAAAATTTAACTCAAAAAGGAAGCGAAGACTTTGAAGTTTACCCAAGAGATAAAAGCGATCTTTCCACAATACTTTACACTTCAGGTACTTCAGGTACACCTAAAGGAGTGATGCTTACTCACGGAAATTTAATAGATTGCTTTCAAGCTCACACTGATTTCTTCAAATTCAAAAATTTTGAAAATGAAACGTCTTTAGCTTTTTTACCACTGAGCCACATTTTTGAAAGAAGTTGGACATTGTATTGTCTTAGCAGAGGAGCTAAGGTTTCTTTTTTAGAAAATACGAAACTTATAGCTCATGCTTTAGAAGAGGTTAAACCAACAATGATGTGTGCTGTACCTAGGTTTTATCAGAAAATTTATGGGGCTCTTAGAGAAATGGTGGAGAAAGGCTCTTCTATCAAAAAGAAAATTTTTGACTGGGCACTCAATATAGGCACGCAATGTAGTGAGTACAGACGACAAGGGAAATCCGTACCATTTGGATTGGAGCTTAAAAATAAAATAGCCAATAAACTGGTATTTAGTAAAATAAAACAGAAATTAGGTGGTAATCTTTGGTTTATGCCTTGCGGTGGTGCTTCTATATCTCCTGAGATTCTTAAATTTTTTGATGCTATGGGGGTCCATATTACCGTAGGCTATGGTCTTACTGAAACTACAGCTACTTTAACTTGTTTCCCTGCATACAATTACGAATACGAAACTGCAGGTATCCCGATAGGTGACACACAAATAAAAATAGGTGAAAACAACGAAATTTTAGTTAAAGGTAGTGGGGTGATGAAAGGATACTATAACCTTCCAGAAGAAACTGCCAAAGCCTTTACTGAGGACGGTTGGTTCCGAACAGGAGACGCTGGAGTTATAGAGAATGGTACTTTAAAAATTACTGACCGTATCAAAGATTTAATGAAAACTTCCAATGGTAAATATATTACACCACAGGTCATAGAAAATATATTAACCAACAGCAACTACATTCAACAAGCTATGGTAGTGGCAGAAGGCAGACCTTTTGTAACGGCAGTTATAGTTCCTAACTTTGAAGCACTGAAAGAGAAGGTAAAAGCTATGAAGTTGTCTATGACCGATTGGAATGAAATTGTCTCTTCCGAAAAAATAACTCAGTTTTATCATGATATATTACATGATATTCAGAAAGAGCTATCTGCATTTGAGAGAGTTAAAAAATTTGTATTACTTCCTAGTGAGTTTGAAATTCATACAGGAGAGATTACCCCAACGCTTAAGGTTAAAAGAAATGTAGTAATGTCTAAATACAGTAACTTAATAGAGCAGTTGTATGCTTAA
- a CDS encoding 5-(carboxyamino)imidazole ribonucleotide synthase codes for MKIGILGGGQLGRMLIQEALKYDDDFYTLDPSLECSCASISNLTQGDFNDYETVLNFGKDKDIVTIEIEHINTEALEQLEQQGVKVVPSSSIIKIIQHKTLQKLFYQKHQIPTPDFQIIHNALEVDFPFPFVQKLDKGGYDGKGVQVIKNENDLTKLWDAPSVLEKLVDIDKELSVIVAKNENGEIKTFPVTEMVADPKLNLLDFNICPAFISEDTQLQIDAIVSKFISATDSAGLFAIELFLDKEGQVWVNETAPRLHNSGHQTQEGNYNSQFEQFYRVIKNLPLAEVTTRGFSGMLNLVGEENASGAVVYKGLDEVLKRPNTYVHLYGKKETKPGRKMGHINVLSDSREQLIQELTEIKALVKVSAK; via the coding sequence ATGAAAATAGGAATTTTAGGAGGCGGACAGCTAGGAAGAATGTTAATACAAGAAGCTCTGAAATATGATGACGATTTTTATACCCTAGACCCTAGCCTTGAATGTTCTTGTGCGTCTATTTCAAATCTTACGCAAGGTGATTTTAATGATTACGAAACTGTACTCAATTTTGGTAAAGATAAAGATATTGTTACCATAGAGATAGAACACATCAATACAGAGGCTCTAGAACAACTGGAGCAGCAAGGCGTTAAAGTTGTTCCCAGCTCTAGCATTATTAAAATTATACAACATAAAACGCTTCAAAAATTATTTTACCAAAAACATCAAATTCCAACACCTGATTTTCAAATCATTCATAATGCTTTGGAAGTGGATTTTCCGTTTCCTTTTGTTCAGAAATTGGACAAAGGAGGCTATGATGGTAAAGGGGTACAAGTCATTAAAAATGAGAACGATTTAACTAAACTTTGGGACGCACCTTCTGTTTTAGAAAAATTGGTAGATATTGATAAAGAGCTTTCAGTCATCGTTGCTAAAAACGAAAACGGAGAAATAAAAACTTTCCCAGTAACGGAAATGGTGGCAGACCCTAAGCTCAACCTTTTAGATTTTAATATTTGTCCTGCATTTATATCAGAAGACACTCAATTACAAATAGATGCTATTGTTTCTAAGTTTATATCTGCCACTGATTCTGCTGGACTTTTTGCCATAGAATTATTTTTAGATAAAGAAGGGCAAGTATGGGTAAATGAAACGGCTCCTCGTTTGCATAATAGTGGGCATCAAACTCAAGAAGGCAATTACAACTCACAGTTTGAACAATTTTATAGAGTGATAAAAAACTTACCACTCGCTGAAGTTACCACTAGAGGATTTTCGGGTATGCTGAATTTGGTGGGAGAAGAAAATGCTTCTGGAGCAGTAGTTTATAAAGGTTTGGATGAAGTGCTAAAACGCCCCAACACCTATGTTCATCTTTACGGGAAAAAGGAAACGAAACCTGGTAGAAAAATGGGACACATTAATGTTTTGTCTGATAGTAGGGAACAGTTGATACAAGAATTAACCGAAATTAAAGCATTAGTAAAAGTAAGTGCTAAATAA
- the gloA2 gene encoding SMU1112c/YaeR family gloxylase I-like metalloprotein, producing the protein MKLHHIAIICSDYSVSKSFYTEVLGLNILQEVYREERNSYKLDLGIGSDYVIELFSFPDPPKRLTRPEACGLRHLAFSVDSVEEQREKLLKLNISCEAIRVDEWTNKKFFFTQDPDGLPIEFYEK; encoded by the coding sequence ATGAAACTTCATCACATTGCCATTATTTGCTCTGATTATTCGGTTTCAAAATCTTTTTATACCGAAGTTTTAGGGTTAAATATTCTACAAGAAGTTTATAGAGAAGAAAGAAACTCCTATAAATTGGATTTAGGCATTGGTAGTGATTATGTTATTGAACTTTTTTCATTCCCTGATCCTCCTAAAAGACTTACCAGACCAGAGGCGTGTGGATTAAGACATTTGGCTTTTTCTGTGGACTCTGTGGAGGAGCAAAGAGAGAAGTTACTAAAATTAAATATCAGTTGTGAAGCTATTCGGGTAGATGAATGGACGAATAAAAAGTTCTTTTTCACGCAAGACCCAGATGGACTTCCGATAGAATTCTACGAAAAGTAA